The Panacibacter microcysteis genome includes a window with the following:
- a CDS encoding efflux RND transporter periplasmic adaptor subunit, whose translation MHIMQRFLALPSFAFLLLCACKSKKESPKAPATQPPTQVDVIIAANAAITNTVEVNGTVVANESAELRPEISGRLTFLDVPEGKTVQKGTVLAKINSADLQAQINKSKVQLQLAQQTQERLQKLLDIRGVNQADYDAAVNNVNNIKADIAYNEALVDKTVIRAPFTGVIGLRQVSPGAYVTPTNIIATIQQVSKLKIDFTLPEAYANYVKRGAYVEVALDENSDEKEKALIIATEPQVDLNTRNLKVRAVLESATANPGSFVKVYLVTGASRNSVMVPTNAIIPDAMNKKIVTVKDGKASFVNIETGVRQEGTIEVTKGLQPGDSIVVSGVLFARPNAPLKVRSVKKITDVVEQ comes from the coding sequence ATGCACATAATGCAACGGTTTCTTGCATTGCCATCATTTGCCTTCCTGCTTCTTTGTGCCTGTAAAAGCAAAAAGGAATCGCCAAAGGCACCGGCAACACAGCCGCCCACCCAGGTAGATGTAATCATTGCTGCCAATGCGGCTATTACTAACACGGTAGAGGTAAATGGTACTGTTGTAGCCAATGAATCGGCTGAACTGCGCCCCGAGATCAGCGGCCGCCTTACTTTTCTTGATGTGCCGGAAGGAAAAACCGTACAAAAAGGAACTGTACTGGCAAAGATCAACAGTGCAGACCTGCAGGCGCAGATCAATAAAAGCAAGGTTCAGCTCCAACTGGCACAACAAACACAGGAAAGATTACAGAAGCTGCTCGATATACGCGGCGTAAACCAGGCAGATTACGACGCTGCGGTAAATAATGTAAACAATATTAAAGCAGATATCGCTTACAACGAAGCGCTGGTAGACAAAACAGTAATCCGTGCGCCTTTTACAGGTGTAATTGGTTTACGGCAGGTAAGCCCGGGTGCATATGTTACACCTACAAACATCATTGCCACCATTCAGCAGGTAAGCAAACTAAAGATCGACTTTACGCTGCCCGAAGCTTATGCCAATTATGTAAAGCGCGGTGCGTATGTAGAAGTGGCGCTTGATGAAAACAGTGACGAAAAGGAAAAAGCATTGATCATTGCCACAGAGCCACAGGTAGATCTCAATACCCGCAATCTTAAAGTGCGTGCCGTACTGGAATCGGCTACGGCAAATCCTGGTTCATTTGTAAAAGTATACCTTGTTACAGGCGCCTCCCGCAATAGCGTAATGGTACCCACCAATGCCATTATTCCAGATGCAATGAATAAAAAAATCGTTACGGTAAAAGATGGCAAAGCCAGCTTTGTAAATATAGAAACAGGTGTGCGGCAGGAAGGAACAATAGAAGTAACAAAAGGCCTGCAACCCGGCGATAGTATCGTGGTGAGCGGTGTTTTGTTTGCAAGGCCCAATGCCCCGCTCAAAGTAAGGTCAGTAAAGAAAATAACAGACGTAGTAGAACAATAG
- the rpsA gene encoding 30S ribosomal protein S1, whose amino-acid sequence MSENNIVNENAGAQENAPVAETVATEASAATTSIPVQEPVEETVAAHDDFDWSIDKRNVSHYSQEEKEKYDKVYDSTFVQIEDGEIVTGSIVALTKTDVVINIGFKSDGLVSLNEFRDMPNMKVGDLAEVMVVEKEDKNGHLFLSRKSARIFRAWERIVEVHKTGEVVTGTVTSKTKGGLIVDVFGMETFLPGSQIDVKPVTDYDQFVGKTMEFKVVKINEAIKNAVVSHKALIESDIEAQRAEIMSKLEKGQVLEGTVKNITDFGAFMDLGGLDGLLYITDISWGRISHPSEVLKMDQKLNVVVLDFDDDKKRISLGLKQLTPHPWDVLPEWIHEGATVKGKVVNIEDYGAFLEILPGVEGLVHVSEITWANTPINAKEYFKLGDEHEAKVVTLDKDTRKMSLSIKQLTEDPWSSIETKYPEGSKHKGLVKNITNYGVFVELEPGIGGMIHISDLSWLKRFNHPSEYTKVGEHIDVVILGVDKENRKLQLGHKQLEEDPWNALQDTFAVGTVHEATVVRKDDKGAIVQLPYGLEGFAPARHLSKEDGKTVTADETLPFQVIEFDRNEKRILLSHSRIWEQAKQEEVEAAKKEAKVEADKTKKAVKNIQGKVEKATLGDLGALAEIKAKLKEEEDNK is encoded by the coding sequence ATGAGTGAAAACAATATTGTTAACGAAAACGCTGGTGCACAAGAGAATGCCCCTGTAGCTGAAACTGTAGCTACTGAAGCATCTGCAGCGACAACAAGTATACCTGTGCAGGAGCCGGTTGAAGAAACTGTAGCGGCTCACGACGATTTTGACTGGAGCATTGATAAACGTAACGTTTCTCATTATTCCCAGGAAGAAAAAGAAAAATACGACAAGGTTTACGACAGCACTTTTGTTCAGATTGAAGATGGTGAAATTGTAACCGGTAGTATTGTTGCTTTAACAAAGACAGATGTTGTAATCAATATCGGTTTTAAAAGTGACGGTCTTGTTTCTTTAAACGAGTTCCGCGATATGCCCAATATGAAAGTTGGCGATCTGGCGGAAGTTATGGTTGTAGAAAAAGAAGACAAAAATGGTCATCTCTTCCTTAGCCGCAAATCTGCCCGCATCTTCCGTGCATGGGAAAGAATTGTGGAAGTACACAAAACAGGCGAGGTAGTTACGGGTACTGTCACCAGCAAAACTAAAGGCGGTCTTATCGTGGATGTATTTGGTATGGAAACATTCCTGCCAGGTAGCCAGATAGATGTTAAACCTGTAACTGATTACGATCAGTTTGTTGGTAAAACAATGGAATTCAAAGTTGTTAAGATCAATGAAGCTATCAAGAACGCTGTTGTATCTCACAAAGCACTTATTGAAAGCGATATCGAAGCACAGCGTGCAGAGATCATGAGCAAACTTGAGAAAGGCCAGGTATTGGAAGGTACAGTGAAGAACATAACAGACTTCGGTGCTTTCATGGATCTTGGTGGTTTAGACGGTTTGTTGTACATCACCGATATTTCATGGGGCCGTATATCTCACCCAAGCGAGGTGTTGAAAATGGACCAGAAACTGAACGTGGTTGTATTAGACTTCGACGACGACAAGAAACGTATCAGCCTTGGCTTGAAACAATTAACTCCTCACCCATGGGATGTGCTGCCTGAGTGGATCCACGAAGGTGCTACTGTAAAAGGTAAAGTAGTTAATATTGAAGATTATGGTGCTTTCTTAGAAATACTTCCTGGCGTGGAAGGCCTTGTACACGTAAGTGAAATTACCTGGGCAAATACACCTATCAACGCTAAAGAATACTTCAAGCTTGGAGACGAGCATGAAGCTAAAGTTGTAACGCTGGATAAAGACACACGCAAAATGAGTCTTTCTATCAAACAGCTTACAGAAGATCCATGGAGCAGCATCGAAACCAAATATCCTGAAGGCAGCAAACACAAAGGACTGGTTAAAAACATTACCAACTATGGCGTGTTTGTAGAACTGGAACCAGGTATTGGTGGTATGATCCACATCAGTGATCTTAGCTGGTTAAAACGCTTTAACCATCCTTCAGAATACACTAAAGTTGGTGAACACATTGATGTGGTTATTCTGGGTGTAGACAAAGAAAACAGGAAACTGCAGCTCGGTCACAAACAACTGGAAGAAGATCCGTGGAATGCACTGCAGGATACTTTCGCAGTGGGTACTGTACACGAAGCAACTGTTGTTCGCAAAGACGACAAGGGTGCCATCGTTCAGTTGCCTTACGGCCTTGAAGGTTTTGCTCCTGCACGCCACCTCTCAAAAGAAGATGGTAAAACGGTAACTGCAGACGAAACATTACCATTCCAGGTAATTGAATTCGACCGCAACGAAAAACGCATCCTCCTAAGCCATAGCCGCATTTGGGAACAGGCTAAACAGGAAGAAGTGGAAGCCGCGAAGAAAGAAGCAAAAGTGGAAGCTGATAAAACTAAAAAGGCAGTTAAGAACATACAGGGTAAAGTTGAAAAAGCAACCCTTGGAGATCTTGGTGCTCTTGCAGAAATCAAAGCCAAACTTAAAGAAGAAGAAGATAACAAATAA
- a CDS encoding GH25 family lysozyme — translation MKTLKKGSKNADVKFLQQSLAKLGYVISVDGIFGNDTERTVIRFQNDNDLSPDGVVGSNTWAVLTDLTSVRPAPVFGIDVSHHNGAINWNNINQSQVNFVYCKATQGRWFRDPMLHSNMNELKRLNFIRGVYHFFTFKDVTAAEQVNNLLGTGIDFSQPGTLPPVLDVEWQQSNSLNQYIKDNQALCAQKVQAWLAGIEAATGRKPLIYTNRFFWQDYMGNPPGFDSYLLWVASYRNDEPRLPEGWNDYAIWQFTESASVQGIPGNVDKNVFNGSVADLRKLALLG, via the coding sequence ATGAAAACACTCAAAAAAGGCAGTAAAAATGCAGATGTAAAATTCCTGCAGCAAAGCCTCGCAAAACTTGGCTACGTCATTTCTGTCGATGGCATTTTCGGCAACGATACAGAACGCACCGTTATACGGTTTCAAAACGATAACGATCTAAGCCCCGATGGCGTTGTCGGTTCCAATACCTGGGCCGTACTTACAGATCTTACAAGTGTACGGCCGGCGCCCGTTTTTGGTATAGATGTATCGCATCATAATGGTGCCATCAACTGGAACAATATCAACCAGTCGCAGGTGAATTTTGTTTATTGCAAGGCAACGCAGGGCCGTTGGTTCAGAGACCCCATGCTGCATAGTAATATGAATGAATTAAAGCGGTTAAATTTCATTCGTGGGGTTTATCATTTTTTCACCTTCAAAGATGTTACGGCGGCCGAGCAGGTCAATAACCTGCTCGGCACAGGTATAGATTTTTCTCAACCCGGAACGCTGCCACCGGTGCTCGATGTTGAATGGCAGCAAAGCAACAGCCTTAACCAATACATCAAAGACAACCAGGCATTATGCGCCCAAAAAGTACAAGCCTGGCTGGCAGGTATAGAAGCGGCCACAGGCAGAAAGCCACTTATTTATACAAACAGGTTTTTCTGGCAGGATTATATGGGCAATCCCCCCGGTTTCGATAGCTATCTTTTGTGGGTTGCCTCTTACCGCAACGATGAACCCCGGCTGCCAGAAGGCTGGAACGATTATGCCATATGGCAGTTTACAGAAAGTGCGTCTGTACAAGGCATACCGGGCAATGTAGATAAAAATGTCTTCAATGGCAGTGTAGCAGATCTGCGAAAGCTGGCATTGCTGGGTTAG
- the yidC gene encoding membrane protein insertase YidC, with product MNMDRNTVIGMILLGVLFFTFFWYTNRQQQALAVEKKRIADSTAKADAAKITPDQRAAAYKDSVARDSASRISAAGNFQNAAAGVEKLTVIENEVIKATFSNKGGVVKSVELKNYKSLDSTHNVIIAGGKNDKLGYTINTAAGQSAETSSLFFTDGQVSKTNDGAQVISYTLNDAAGKSIVHQFVIRPNDYMIDWNITLNGADRLLQQNQLNLNWNIQMHQEQISNTYEKEQSRLVFHDEDGYDFERATTGINNTFERSVNWVGFKQQFFNSTIIAKSKFTSGNAQMTVQPDTLKELFNAGAAMKLQAAGAQATIPLQVYYGPNDYNVLNKYNNGMEEIVDLGSGIFSFVKYINKWIIMPVFNFIVGFIGHYGWAIALLTLFIRLVTSPLTYKSYVSGAKMKALRPEIDELKKKYGSDQQGFGMEQMKLFREAGVNPLGGCMPALLQIPIFFSLYSFFSSNIELRGESFLWSPDLSSYDVIAKLPFTIPAFGDHISLFTLTAVLTSFLISIYNMAMTPQQDNPAMKYMPYIFPFILLFVFNRLPSALTWYYTVSNLITLGIQYVIQHYIIDHDKILADIQQKRKEPKKKSKFQERFEQMQESQKKLQDLKGKNQGKK from the coding sequence ATGAACATGGACAGAAATACCGTAATAGGTATGATTTTGCTGGGTGTTTTGTTTTTTACTTTCTTCTGGTATACAAACAGGCAACAGCAGGCACTGGCGGTAGAAAAGAAAAGGATTGCAGACAGTACCGCCAAAGCAGACGCCGCTAAAATAACCCCCGACCAAAGAGCAGCCGCCTATAAAGATTCCGTTGCAAGAGATTCCGCTTCCAGAATAAGTGCGGCAGGAAATTTTCAAAATGCTGCTGCCGGTGTTGAAAAACTAACCGTAATTGAGAATGAAGTTATAAAAGCAACTTTCTCCAATAAAGGGGGTGTGGTTAAAAGTGTTGAACTTAAAAACTACAAATCGCTCGATAGTACCCACAACGTTATTATTGCCGGCGGCAAAAACGACAAACTCGGTTATACCATTAATACGGCCGCCGGACAGAGTGCCGAAACATCTTCCCTGTTTTTTACAGACGGCCAGGTAAGTAAAACCAACGACGGTGCGCAGGTGATCAGTTATACGCTGAACGATGCTGCAGGTAAAAGCATTGTGCACCAGTTTGTAATAAGGCCAAACGACTACATGATCGACTGGAACATAACGCTCAATGGCGCAGACAGGCTGTTGCAGCAAAACCAGCTTAATCTTAACTGGAACATTCAAATGCACCAGGAACAGATTTCGAACACGTACGAGAAAGAGCAGTCACGCCTTGTATTTCATGATGAAGATGGATACGATTTTGAAAGAGCCACAACAGGCATAAATAATACATTTGAGCGTTCTGTAAACTGGGTTGGGTTCAAACAGCAGTTCTTCAACAGTACCATTATTGCAAAAAGTAAATTTACTTCGGGCAATGCGCAAATGACCGTGCAGCCCGATACCCTGAAAGAATTATTTAATGCAGGCGCTGCTATGAAATTGCAGGCTGCCGGCGCACAGGCTACCATACCGCTACAGGTTTACTACGGCCCCAACGATTACAATGTACTCAACAAGTACAATAATGGTATGGAAGAGATTGTTGATCTCGGCAGCGGTATTTTCTCCTTTGTCAAGTATATCAACAAGTGGATAATAATGCCGGTATTCAACTTTATTGTTGGTTTTATCGGCCACTACGGCTGGGCCATTGCTTTGCTTACGTTGTTTATCAGGCTCGTTACATCTCCGCTTACATATAAAAGTTACGTAAGTGGCGCGAAGATGAAAGCGCTGCGCCCGGAAATAGACGAGTTAAAGAAAAAATACGGCAGCGATCAGCAGGGTTTTGGTATGGAGCAGATGAAACTCTTTCGCGAAGCCGGCGTAAACCCATTGGGTGGCTGTATGCCTGCACTGCTGCAAATACCAATATTCTTTTCCCTCTACAGTTTCTTTAGCAGCAATATAGAATTACGTGGAGAAAGCTTCCTGTGGTCACCGGATCTTTCTTCGTACGATGTTATTGCAAAGCTGCCTTTTACTATTCCGGCATTTGGAGACCACATCAGCCTGTTTACACTTACCGCTGTACTAACCAGCTTCCTCATCTCCATATACAACATGGCCATGACGCCGCAGCAGGATAACCCTGCCATGAAGTACATGCCATATATTTTCCCTTTCATATTATTGTTTGTGTTTAACAGGTTGCCATCGGCGTTAACATGGTACTACACGGTGTCTAACCTCATCACGCTCGGTATACAATACGTCATTCAGCACTACATTATCGATCACGACAAGATTCTTGCAGACATTCAGCAAAAACGCAAAGAACCTAAGAAGAAAAGCAAATTCCAGGAACGCTTTGAGCAAATGCAGGAATCGCAAAAAAAGCTGCAGGATCTCAAAGGCAAAAACCAGGGAAAGAAATAA
- a CDS encoding CBS domain-containing protein, giving the protein MRKVADILRRKGNHVTTVSPSIPVIDALHLMAEQNIGSVVVEENGAFKGIMTERDYSRKVILKGRNSNDTTVGDIMTTEFPSVNSYDTVEHCMELMSGLNIRYLPVMSGKELAGIISINDVVKETILTQQETISHLKDYINS; this is encoded by the coding sequence ATGAGAAAAGTTGCAGACATTCTACGCCGCAAAGGAAACCATGTTACTACCGTTTCTCCATCCATTCCTGTGATTGATGCTTTACACCTGATGGCTGAGCAGAACATTGGTTCTGTTGTAGTTGAAGAAAATGGCGCCTTTAAAGGAATTATGACCGAGAGAGACTATTCCCGTAAGGTAATACTAAAGGGAAGAAACTCAAATGATACAACCGTAGGAGATATTATGACCACAGAATTTCCGTCTGTTAATTCGTATGACACGGTAGAACATTGTATGGAACTGATGTCCGGGTTAAACATCCGATACCTTCCTGTTATGTCCGGTAAAGAGCTTGCGGGCATAATTTCAATCAATGATGTGGTTAAAGAAACCATTTTAACCCAGCAGGAAACAATCTCTCATTTAAAAGATTATATTAATTCCTAA
- a CDS encoding glycoside hydrolase family 25 protein — translation MARVKAKSKKSRWRYIPFIIAGALCIYIIAVYLLRLYAGHSAKFTMYPGFGIELPSDYAIHGIDISTFQQTVYWPAVTSMQVKDVKVGFVFIKATEGLLNTDRQFKRNWQKAGEQHITRGAYHFFLATKDGKAQASNFIKRVKLEPGDLPPVLDIEQLYGVAPAVMRQRIKVWLQTVEAAYKVKPIIYSSADFYNRYLGKEFDQYPLWVAHYFEQKQPRVNRDWQFWQHSSIGHVNGIKASVDFNVFNGDSADLQEMLIR, via the coding sequence ATGGCAAGAGTAAAAGCAAAAAGTAAAAAAAGCAGGTGGCGGTACATACCGTTTATTATAGCCGGCGCATTGTGTATTTATATTATTGCTGTTTACCTGCTTCGTTTGTATGCCGGGCATAGCGCAAAGTTTACCATGTACCCCGGTTTTGGCATTGAACTGCCTTCAGACTATGCTATTCATGGCATAGATATCAGCACATTTCAGCAAACCGTCTACTGGCCTGCCGTAACCAGCATGCAGGTAAAAGACGTAAAAGTTGGTTTTGTATTCATTAAAGCAACGGAAGGTTTACTGAATACCGACCGCCAGTTTAAACGAAACTGGCAAAAAGCCGGGGAGCAGCATATAACCCGGGGTGCATATCATTTTTTTCTTGCCACCAAAGATGGAAAAGCCCAGGCCAGCAACTTTATAAAGCGGGTAAAACTAGAGCCCGGAGATCTGCCACCGGTGCTGGATATAGAACAGTTGTACGGGGTGGCTCCGGCAGTTATGCGCCAGCGCATAAAAGTGTGGCTGCAAACGGTAGAAGCTGCTTATAAAGTAAAACCGATCATTTATTCATCAGCAGATTTTTATAACCGTTACCTTGGCAAAGAGTTCGATCAATACCCCCTTTGGGTAGCACACTATTTTGAGCAAAAGCAACCACGCGTAAACCGGGACTGGCAATTCTGGCAGCACAGCAGCATTGGCCATGTAAACGGTATAAAGGCCAGTGTAGACTTTAATGTTTTCAACGGAGACTCTGCCGATTTGCAGGAAATGCTTATACGTTAG
- the trmB gene encoding tRNA (guanosine(46)-N7)-methyltransferase TrmB, which yields MGQKKLIRFAEIKHFPNVLELPENAGGNWAIFFKNNNPVTLELACGKGEYAVGLGRLYPKRNFIGIDIKGNRIWKGAKTAMEEGLTNVAFLRTQIDRVDQYFNKDEVAEIWITFPDPQLRLSRMKKRLTHPRFLRLYQQFLQPGGVINLKTDSPDLYNFTKTVITLYGLELLEDYDNVYTQQQINAELQIKTHYEGLDIAQSNRVHYLKFRLDTPLDKEKDNILKQMICGEKTD from the coding sequence ATGGGACAAAAAAAGCTTATCAGGTTTGCAGAAATCAAGCATTTTCCTAACGTATTAGAACTGCCGGAAAATGCCGGCGGCAACTGGGCCATATTTTTCAAAAACAATAATCCGGTTACACTGGAGCTGGCCTGCGGCAAGGGTGAATATGCGGTTGGCCTGGGCCGGTTGTACCCCAAGAGGAACTTTATTGGTATAGATATAAAAGGAAACCGCATCTGGAAAGGCGCCAAAACCGCGATGGAAGAAGGACTGACCAATGTTGCTTTTTTGCGTACGCAGATAGACCGGGTAGACCAGTATTTCAACAAAGACGAAGTGGCAGAAATATGGATCACTTTCCCAGACCCTCAACTGCGCCTCTCGAGGATGAAAAAACGGCTTACGCATCCCCGGTTTTTACGGTTATACCAGCAGTTTTTACAACCTGGTGGCGTCATTAACCTGAAAACCGATAGCCCGGATCTTTACAACTTTACGAAAACAGTTATAACACTTTACGGGCTTGAGTTGTTAGAAGACTATGATAATGTATACACACAACAGCAAATAAACGCAGAACTGCAAATAAAAACCCATTACGAAGGGTTGGATATTGCTCAAAGCAATCGTGTACATTATTTAAAATTCAGGCTTGATACACCGCTTGATAAAGAAAAAGATAACATCTTAAAACAAATGATCTGTGGAGAAAAAACTGATTGA
- a CDS encoding efflux RND transporter permease subunit: MNISELSLKRPVLATVMNIAIILFGVVGYTFLALRDYPAIDPPIVNIRTSYVGANADIIESQITEPIEKEVNGIPGIRSISSSSQVGASNITVEFNLDVDLETAANDVRDKVSQAQRNLPQDIDAPPVVSKADANSDFILLLALQSPSKGLLELSDYAENVIQQRLQTINNVSAINIFGQKRYAMRIWLLSDKMNAFNISYTDINDALNKENVEIPAGKVYGNNTELTIRTLGRLTTEDQFNKIVLREDATGIVRLGDVAKVELGPENLEQSWKYNGVNAVGLAVIPQPGANYVDIADEFYKRLEEIQRSSKSDITFNVLVDNTRLVRQSIEEVEETLLIAFSLVVLVILFFFRNILIAIRPLIDIPISLVATFFIMYVAGFSINILTLLGIVLATGLVVDDGIVVTENIFRKLENGFPIRKAALEGSKEIFFAVVSTSITLAVVFLPVIFLQGFVGSLFREFGIVVAAAVLISAFVSLTITPVLNVYLNRKNAQHGWVYRKTEPFFTGMESGYRRMLEGFMRVRWVAWIVVVVCGLIIWLVGSQLQSELAPMEDRNSVRFQMTAPEGTSYDKMQSISDEVVSFLYDSVPERSFVFAATPGFGGSGSNSGFGRVGLVPADERVRSQNEIAQDLTKKLSRFNDARIFAVQEQTISVGIGSRGALPVQFILQNLDFQKLQDIIPKFLEAARQDPVFENIDVNLKFNKPELQLTIDRVKAKDLGLSTTDVAGAVQAAFSGRRLAYFIMNGKQYQVIGQVERPDRNKPTDIEKLYVRNSRGENIPLSAVVNLTESSSPPTLYHYNRFKSATISASLAEGKTIGDGVKSMRAIAGKLLDESFQTSLSGPSRDYEESSSNTTFAFGLALMLIYLVLAGQFESFLDPFTIMLTVPLALAGALLSLYIFGQTINIFSQIGMIMLIGLVTKNGILIVEFANQKRENGMPRIEAVIEAATQRLRPILMTSLATSFGALPIALSLGASSTSRVPLGIVIVGGIMFSLILTLFVIPAVYTFISGVHKTKKLEVTE, translated from the coding sequence ATGAATATCTCAGAACTTTCCTTGAAAAGACCAGTGCTTGCAACTGTAATGAACATTGCCATCATTTTGTTTGGCGTAGTGGGTTACACGTTTCTGGCACTACGCGATTACCCGGCCATAGACCCGCCAATCGTAAACATACGTACAAGCTATGTAGGGGCCAATGCAGATATTATTGAAAGCCAGATTACCGAACCCATAGAGAAAGAAGTAAATGGTATTCCGGGTATTCGCAGTATCAGTTCTTCCAGCCAGGTTGGTGCCAGCAATATTACGGTTGAATTCAACCTCGATGTAGATCTTGAAACCGCTGCCAATGATGTGCGCGACAAAGTAAGCCAGGCACAACGCAATCTTCCGCAGGATATTGATGCCCCGCCTGTTGTAAGCAAGGCCGATGCAAACAGCGATTTTATTCTGCTGCTCGCCCTGCAAAGCCCTTCCAAAGGGTTACTTGAACTAAGTGACTACGCAGAAAATGTTATCCAGCAAAGACTGCAAACGATCAACAATGTAAGCGCCATCAACATATTCGGGCAAAAAAGGTATGCCATGCGTATCTGGCTTTTGTCAGATAAAATGAATGCCTTCAACATTTCCTATACCGACATCAATGATGCATTAAACAAAGAGAATGTAGAAATACCCGCGGGAAAAGTGTATGGCAACAATACAGAACTCACCATAAGAACATTGGGCCGTCTTACAACAGAAGACCAGTTCAATAAGATAGTGCTGAGAGAAGATGCCACCGGCATTGTTCGCCTGGGTGATGTTGCCAAAGTAGAACTGGGCCCTGAAAACCTCGAACAGTCATGGAAATACAATGGGGTAAATGCCGTAGGCCTCGCCGTAATACCACAGCCGGGGGCCAATTACGTAGATATAGCAGATGAATTCTATAAGCGCCTCGAAGAAATACAACGCAGCAGCAAAAGTGATATTACATTTAATGTGCTGGTAGATAATACAAGGCTGGTGCGGCAATCAATCGAAGAAGTGGAGGAAACCCTTCTTATTGCATTCAGCCTGGTTGTGCTGGTTATCCTTTTCTTCTTCAGGAATATATTGATCGCCATACGCCCGCTGATCGATATTCCCATATCGCTGGTGGCAACTTTCTTTATCATGTACGTGGCAGGCTTCTCTATAAACATTTTAACCTTATTAGGCATCGTGCTGGCAACAGGCCTTGTGGTAGACGATGGTATTGTTGTTACAGAAAATATTTTCCGTAAGCTGGAGAACGGGTTCCCGATCCGCAAGGCGGCGCTGGAAGGCAGTAAAGAAATATTTTTCGCGGTTGTTTCTACATCCATCACGCTTGCGGTTGTGTTTTTACCGGTCATCTTCCTGCAGGGCTTTGTGGGCAGCCTGTTCCGGGAATTTGGTATCGTGGTGGCAGCGGCCGTATTGATCTCCGCTTTTGTATCGCTTACTATAACACCTGTACTAAATGTTTATCTCAACCGTAAAAACGCACAGCACGGATGGGTTTACCGTAAAACAGAGCCGTTCTTTACCGGTATGGAAAGCGGTTACAGGCGTATGCTGGAAGGATTTATGCGGGTAAGGTGGGTAGCCTGGATCGTGGTGGTTGTGTGCGGATTGATCATCTGGCTCGTGGGTTCGCAACTGCAAAGCGAACTGGCACCAATGGAAGACCGCAACAGTGTGCGCTTCCAGATGACGGCACCGGAAGGTACCAGCTACGATAAAATGCAGTCTATCTCAGACGAAGTAGTAAGTTTCCTGTACGATTCTGTGCCGGAACGAAGTTTCGTTTTTGCAGCCACCCCCGGTTTTGGGGGCAGCGGCTCAAACAGTGGTTTCGGGCGTGTGGGGCTGGTACCTGCAGACGAACGTGTACGAAGCCAGAATGAAATTGCACAGGACCTTACCAAAAAGCTTTCCCGCTTTAATGATGCAAGAATATTTGCCGTGCAGGAACAAACGATTTCTGTAGGTATAGGTTCGCGTGGTGCATTACCGGTGCAATTCATTTTGCAAAACCTCGATTTTCAGAAACTGCAGGATATTATTCCCAAATTTCTCGAGGCAGCACGGCAGGATCCTGTTTTTGAAAACATTGATGTAAACCTCAAATTCAATAAGCCCGAACTGCAGCTTACCATCGACCGGGTAAAAGCAAAAGACCTGGGTCTTTCCACTACAGATGTGGCCGGCGCGGTGCAGGCAGCATTCAGCGGCAGAAGGCTGGCATACTTTATCATGAACGGAAAGCAATACCAGGTAATAGGCCAGGTAGAGCGGCCAGACCGCAACAAGCCAACAGATATTGAAAAACTATACGTGCGCAACAGCCGCGGAGAAAATATTCCGTTGAGTGCTGTAGTAAACCTAACCGAAAGCAGCAGCCCGCCAACGTTATACCATTACAACCGTTTTAAAAGTGCTACAATCTCTGCATCGCTGGCAGAGGGCAAAACTATTGGCGATGGTGTAAAATCCATGCGGGCCATTGCAGGTAAATTGCTCGATGAAAGTTTCCAGACCTCGTTAAGCGGCCCTTCGAGAGATTATGAAGAAAGCTCATCAAATACAACATTTGCATTCGGGCTTGCGCTCATGCTCATTTACCTGGTGCTGGCAGGGCAGTTTGAAAGTTTTCTCGATCCCTTTACAATCATGCTTACGGTGCCGCTGGCATTGGCTGGTGCATTGCTTAGCCTGTACATCTTCGGGCAAACAATCAATATATTCTCGCAGATAGGTATGATTATGCTGATTGGTCTTGTAACGAAAAATGGAATTTTGATTGTAGAATTTGCCAACCAGAAAAGGGAAAATGGCATGCCGCGCATAGAAGCGGTAATCGAAGCCGCCACGCAGCGTCTGAGACCTATTTTAATGACAAGCCTTGCAACGTCATTTGGTGCATTGCCCATTGCGCTTAGTCTGGGCGCGTCTTCCACAAGCCGCGTACCATTGGGTATTGTAATTGTGGGCGGTATTATGTTTTCGCTTATACTTACATTGTTTGTAATTCCTGCTGTGTATACCTTTATCTCGGGTGTTCACAAAACAAAAAAGCTCGAGGTTACAGAGTAG